The Punica granatum isolate Tunisia-2019 chromosome 4, ASM765513v2, whole genome shotgun sequence genome has a window encoding:
- the LOC116205999 gene encoding caffeoyl-CoA O-methyltransferase, translated as MATKVAGQQCEASNGAQNQAGGHQEVGHKSLLQSDALFQYILETSVYPREPEPMKELRELTAKHPWNIMTTSADEGQFLNMLLKLINAKNTMEIGVYTGYSLLATALALPQDGKILAMDINRENYELGRPIIEKAGVAHKIDFREGPALPVLDQMIQDGKYHGSFDFIFVDADKDNYLNYHKRLIELVKVGGLIGYDNTLWNGSVVAPPDAPLRKYVRYYRDFVLELNKALAADPRIEICMLPVGDGITLCRRVS; from the exons ATGGCCACGAAAGTTGCCGGGCAGCAGTGCGAGGCCTCGAACGGAGCCCAGAACCAGGCCGGGGGGCACCAAGAGGTTGGCCACAAGAGCCTTTTGCAGAGCGATGCTCTCTTTCAG TATATACTAGAGACCAGTGTTTACCCGAGAGAGCCAGAGCCCATGAAGGAGCTCAGGGAGCTGACTGCTAAACACCCGTG GAACATAATGACAACATCAGCAGATGAGGGGCAGTTCCTGAACATGCTGCTGAAGCTCATCAATGCCAAGAACACCATGGAGATCGGCGTCTACACCGGCTACTCCCTCCTCGCCACCGCCCTCGCCCTTCCCCAAGATGGAAAG ATATTGGCAATGGACATCAACAGGGAGAACTACGAATTGGGCCGACCCATAATCGAAAAGGCAGGAGTTGCCCACAAGATTGACTTCAGAGAAGGCCCCGCCCTCCCCGTCCTCGATCAGATGATCCAAGAT GGGAAGTACCACGGGTCGTTCGACTTCATCTTCGTCGACGCGGACAAGGACAACTATCTTAACTACCACAAGAGGCTGATCGAGTTGGTCAAGGTTGGTGGCCTGATTGGTTATGACAACACCCTGTGGAACGGATCCGTGGTGGCCCCACCCGATGCCCCGCTCAGGAAGTATGTGAGGTACTACAGGGACTTCGTCCTGGAGCTTAACAAGGCCCTGGCCGCCGACCCCCGGATCGAGATTTGCATGCTCCCCGTCGGCGACGGGATCACCCTCTGCCGCCGGGTTAGCTAA
- the LOC116206070 gene encoding 40S ribosomal protein S16-like, translating into MAAPIESVQCFGRKKTAVAVTYCKRGRGLIKINGVPIELVEPEILRFKAYEPILLLGRHRFAGVDMRIRVKGGGHTSQIYAIRQSIAKALVAFYQKYVDEQSKKEIKDILVRYDRTLLVADPRRCEPKKFGGRGARARFQKSYR; encoded by the exons ATGGCGGCACCAATCGAGTCGGTGCAGTGCTTCGGCCGCAAGAAGACGGCGGTGGCCGTCACCTACTGTAAGCGCGGCCGCGGCCTCATCAAGATCAACGGCGTCCCGATCGAGCTGGTGGAGCCTGAGATCCTCCGGTTCAAGGCCTACGAGCCGATCCTCCTCCTCGGCCGCCACCGCTTCGCTGGGGTCGACATGAGGATCAGAGTGAAGGGAGGAGGGCACACCTCGCAGATCTACGCCATTAGGCAGAGCATCGCCAAGGCCCTCGTCGCCTTCTACCAGAAGTACGTTGACGAGCAGAGCAAGAAGGAGATCAAGGACATCTTGGTCAG GTACGATCGGACTCTTCTCGTGGCTGACCCTAGGAGATGCGAGCCCAAGAAGTTCGGCGGACGTGGTGCCCGCGCCAGGTTCCAGAAGAGTTACCGTTGA
- the LOC116204756 gene encoding filament-like plant protein 7 isoform X2 has product MDPKTWRWRKRSSEKTIVANEKTGSNSLNRLEGMIQTLPPDKELGSDMSNKSLNEKSKSDAESEFNALMGRLDSIEKENAFLKYEFCVLEKEVSIRNEELEYNRRAAEAAHQKHLESTRKITKLEGECQRLRTLMQKRIPGPTDLARMKREVRVLGGNQSETGKGRKPLEVPRSSTKIGFLMERLGDVEEENKSLKELVALKEAELISSKVLNSETSSRLLELEVRVSELSRGQGMELAIKEPLPKESSSPLAGSSGSWANALISELEHFRNEKLTNALKLISSDSGALEMDKLAIVSVAPPSEKRTVTEISFDWLQVVLNAMMEQTRVSNRSLLELFEDVRIALGFMNQPGQESGKLLPSSSNMAESVSDSEPLQISGYLTWKSPKASLGSDNWSNSIRKIIKLIEGFTPASTKNSDYFVHVFQQKNSELIAVREKFLTACNNILEEKFDLEMFVEELASALDWIMNSDTMPRKNVSNVRDRIKKNIGRTEFPGEEDPMSESDTENKAESGSPHSPSVEQDEKKQLELELKNMESAKTDVEAKLNKAEECIGTLTLELKTVEESKRVLEDQMENQKSINEDLDTQLTMAKSKLNEVLQKFSSLEVEHEEKNNCCEELESKCLELQLQLESVAKETPKQQELMLSRTGWEITAASVKLAECQETILNLGRQLKALSSPREAAFLDRVFSRPNTCKILNKRACLRDRLLAEDDVSNTKKDAKSPENRIVLTKTNGQNLDSPNILVQTPEPSASLKHRQGSSTMGAMALVPCRKQSGIGFWRRLLLRRRRGSSKKSMPLHRT; this is encoded by the exons ATGGATCCCAAGACTTGGCGTTGGAGGAAACGATCTTCGGAGAAAACTATAGTTGCGAATGAGAAAACCGGCAGCAATTCTTTGAACCGACTCGAAGGAATG ATACAAACACTTCCACCGGACAAAGAACTGGGAAGCGACATGTCGAACAAGAGCCTCAACGAGAA ATCTAAGTCTGATGCAGAGTCCGAGTTTAATGCCCTGATGGGAAGGCTGGACTCGATCGAAAAGGAGAATGCGTTCCTTAAATATGAGTTCTGTGTGCTGGAGAAGGAGGTCTCTATCCGGAATGAGGAGCTGGAGTACAACAGACGGGCTGCAGAAGCGGCCCACCAGAAGCACCTCGAGAGCACCAGGAAGATCACCAAGCTAGAAGGGGAGTGCCAACGGCTTCGCACGCTCATGCAGAAGAGGATCCCAGGACCCACTGACCTGGCCAGGATGAAGAGAGAGGTGAGAGTTTTAGGGGGAAACCAATCGGAGACCGGGAAAGGAAGAAAGCCCCTCGAAGTCCCGAGAAGTAGCACTAAGATAGGCTTCTTGATGGAGCGGCTGGGAGACGTCGAGGAGGAAAATAAATCTCTGAAAGAACTCGTAGCTCTTAAAGAAGCTGAATTAATTTCTTCGAAGGTATTGAATTCCGAGACTAGTTCAAGATTGTTGGAGCTAGAGGTACGAGTTTCTGAGCTCTCAAGAGGACAAGGCATGGAGTTGGCAATAAAAGAGCCTTTACCAAAGGAGTCGTCTTCGCCCTTGGCAGGATCCTCTGGGTCCTGGGCCAATGCCCTTATCTCGGAATTGGAACATTTCCGAAACGAGAAACTTACAAATGCattgaaattaatatcttCTGATTCTGGTGCATTGGAGATGGATAAGTTAGCTATAGTTTCGGTGGCTCCGCCTTCTGAAAAAAGGACAGTTACCGAAATATCTTTCGACTGGCTCCAGGTTGTCTTGAATGCGATGATGGAGCAAACCCGAGTGTCAAACCGAAGTCTGCTGGAACTATTTGAGGATGTCAGAATTGCTCTGGGTTTTATGAACCAGCCGGGCCAAGAATCGGGAAAATTATTGCCTAGTTCGAGCAATATGGCAGAATCTGTTTCTGATTCCGAACCTCTTCAGATATCGGGCTATCTCACTTGGAAATCCCCAAAGGCATCTTTGGGGTCGGATAATTGGAGCAACTCAATCCGGAAAATCATCAAGCTTATTGAAGGTTTTACCCCAGCGAGTACGAAGAATTCAGACTACTTTGTCCATGTCTTCCAACAGAAGAACTCGGAGCTGATTGCAGTCAGAGAGAAATTTCTCACAGCATGTAACAATATCCTCGAGGAAAAATTTGATCTCGAGATGTTTGTTGAAGAGCTAGCGAGTGCTTTGGATTGGATCATGAACAGTGATACGATGCCGAGAAAAAACGTGTCGAATGTAAGGGACAGaatcaagaaaaatattgGTCGAACTGAATTTCCAGGTGAAGAGGACCCTATGTCAGAATCTGATACAGAGAATAAAGCTGAAAGCGGGTCGCCTCATTCGCCTTCAGTTGAGCAAGATGAGAAGAAGCAACTCGAACTTGAGCTGAAGAACATGGAGTCTGCCAAGACCGATGTAGAAGCGAAGCTAAATAAAGCTGAGGAATGTATTGGGACCTTGACGTTGGAGCTCAAAACCGTTGAGGAATCCAAGAGAGTTCTTGAGGATCAGATGGAGAACCAGAAGTCGATAAATGAAGATCTCGACACTCAACTCACCATGGCAAAGTCTAAGCTCAACGAGGTCTTGCAGAAGTTCTCTTCGCTCGAAGTCGAGCACGAGGAGAAGAACAACTGCTGCGAGGAACTGGAGTCGAAGTGTCTTGAGCTTCAACTTCAACTAGAAAG TGTTGCGAAGGAAACTCCGAAGCAGCAGGAGCTCATGCTTTCCCGAACT GGGTGGGAGATCACAGCAGCTTCAGTGAAGCTAGCAGAATGCCAAGAAACCATCCTAAACCTTGGAAGACAGCTCAAGGCTCTGTCTTCTCCGAGGGAAGCTGCATTCCTCGACAGAGTTTTCTCCAGACCAAACACGTGCAAGATCTTAAACAAGCGAGCCTGCCTTCGCGACCGATTGCTAGCGGAAGACGACGTCTCCAATACAAAGAAGGATGCTAAATCCCCTGAGAACAGAATAGTACTGACCAAGACAAACGGGCAAAATCTTGATTCTCCGAACATCCTCGTCCAAACTCCTGAGCCCTCTGCGAGTCTGAAGCATAGGCAAGGGAGCAGCACAATGGGGGCTATGGCCTTGGTGCCTTGCAGGAAGCAGAGTGGGATCGGATTCTGGAGGAGGCTGCTGctgaggagaagaagagggagcAGCAAGAAGTCCATGCCCCTGCATAGGACCTGA
- the LOC116204756 gene encoding filament-like plant protein 7 isoform X1 produces the protein MDPKTWRWRKRSSEKTIVANEKTGSNSLNRLEGMIQTLPPDKELGSDMSNKSLNEKLASVLTDCHEKDDLIVKHAKAAEEAIADSKKAEARAALLKRELDDALGRAEAANEKSTRLETEAKEYSEKLSSLQEESEQRKKSLEEKLSEVEKKLAFSTLESTRLCSELSGKDKLIEDLLKSKSDAESEFNALMGRLDSIEKENAFLKYEFCVLEKEVSIRNEELEYNRRAAEAAHQKHLESTRKITKLEGECQRLRTLMQKRIPGPTDLARMKREVRVLGGNQSETGKGRKPLEVPRSSTKIGFLMERLGDVEEENKSLKELVALKEAELISSKVLNSETSSRLLELEVRVSELSRGQGMELAIKEPLPKESSSPLAGSSGSWANALISELEHFRNEKLTNALKLISSDSGALEMDKLAIVSVAPPSEKRTVTEISFDWLQVVLNAMMEQTRVSNRSLLELFEDVRIALGFMNQPGQESGKLLPSSSNMAESVSDSEPLQISGYLTWKSPKASLGSDNWSNSIRKIIKLIEGFTPASTKNSDYFVHVFQQKNSELIAVREKFLTACNNILEEKFDLEMFVEELASALDWIMNSDTMPRKNVSNVRDRIKKNIGRTEFPGEEDPMSESDTENKAESGSPHSPSVEQDEKKQLELELKNMESAKTDVEAKLNKAEECIGTLTLELKTVEESKRVLEDQMENQKSINEDLDTQLTMAKSKLNEVLQKFSSLEVEHEEKNNCCEELESKCLELQLQLESVAKETPKQQELMLSRTGWEITAASVKLAECQETILNLGRQLKALSSPREAAFLDRVFSRPNTCKILNKRACLRDRLLAEDDVSNTKKDAKSPENRIVLTKTNGQNLDSPNILVQTPEPSASLKHRQGSSTMGAMALVPCRKQSGIGFWRRLLLRRRRGSSKKSMPLHRT, from the exons ATGGATCCCAAGACTTGGCGTTGGAGGAAACGATCTTCGGAGAAAACTATAGTTGCGAATGAGAAAACCGGCAGCAATTCTTTGAACCGACTCGAAGGAATG ATACAAACACTTCCACCGGACAAAGAACTGGGAAGCGACATGTCGAACAAGAGCCTCAACGAGAAGTTAGCTTCGGTACTCACTGATTGTCACGAGAAAGACGACCTTATCGTGAAGCACGCGAAAGCTGCAGAGGAAGCAATCGCAG ATTCCAAGAAGGCAGAAGCAAGGGCAGCCCTCCTAAAGCGGGAACTGGATGACGCTTTGGGTCGAGCGGAAGCTGCAAATGAGAAATCGACTCGTTTGGAAACCGAAGCGAAGGAATATTCTGAGAAGCTCAGTTCCCTTCAAGAAGAATCAGAGCAAAGAAAGAAGAGCTTGGAAGAGAAACTATCAGAGGTGGAGAAAAAGCTCGCTTTCTCAACTCTCGAAAGTACCCGCCTTTGCTCTGAACTCTCGGGAAAGGATAAGCTGATTGAAGATCTCCTGAAATCTAAGTCTGATGCAGAGTCCGAGTTTAATGCCCTGATGGGAAGGCTGGACTCGATCGAAAAGGAGAATGCGTTCCTTAAATATGAGTTCTGTGTGCTGGAGAAGGAGGTCTCTATCCGGAATGAGGAGCTGGAGTACAACAGACGGGCTGCAGAAGCGGCCCACCAGAAGCACCTCGAGAGCACCAGGAAGATCACCAAGCTAGAAGGGGAGTGCCAACGGCTTCGCACGCTCATGCAGAAGAGGATCCCAGGACCCACTGACCTGGCCAGGATGAAGAGAGAGGTGAGAGTTTTAGGGGGAAACCAATCGGAGACCGGGAAAGGAAGAAAGCCCCTCGAAGTCCCGAGAAGTAGCACTAAGATAGGCTTCTTGATGGAGCGGCTGGGAGACGTCGAGGAGGAAAATAAATCTCTGAAAGAACTCGTAGCTCTTAAAGAAGCTGAATTAATTTCTTCGAAGGTATTGAATTCCGAGACTAGTTCAAGATTGTTGGAGCTAGAGGTACGAGTTTCTGAGCTCTCAAGAGGACAAGGCATGGAGTTGGCAATAAAAGAGCCTTTACCAAAGGAGTCGTCTTCGCCCTTGGCAGGATCCTCTGGGTCCTGGGCCAATGCCCTTATCTCGGAATTGGAACATTTCCGAAACGAGAAACTTACAAATGCattgaaattaatatcttCTGATTCTGGTGCATTGGAGATGGATAAGTTAGCTATAGTTTCGGTGGCTCCGCCTTCTGAAAAAAGGACAGTTACCGAAATATCTTTCGACTGGCTCCAGGTTGTCTTGAATGCGATGATGGAGCAAACCCGAGTGTCAAACCGAAGTCTGCTGGAACTATTTGAGGATGTCAGAATTGCTCTGGGTTTTATGAACCAGCCGGGCCAAGAATCGGGAAAATTATTGCCTAGTTCGAGCAATATGGCAGAATCTGTTTCTGATTCCGAACCTCTTCAGATATCGGGCTATCTCACTTGGAAATCCCCAAAGGCATCTTTGGGGTCGGATAATTGGAGCAACTCAATCCGGAAAATCATCAAGCTTATTGAAGGTTTTACCCCAGCGAGTACGAAGAATTCAGACTACTTTGTCCATGTCTTCCAACAGAAGAACTCGGAGCTGATTGCAGTCAGAGAGAAATTTCTCACAGCATGTAACAATATCCTCGAGGAAAAATTTGATCTCGAGATGTTTGTTGAAGAGCTAGCGAGTGCTTTGGATTGGATCATGAACAGTGATACGATGCCGAGAAAAAACGTGTCGAATGTAAGGGACAGaatcaagaaaaatattgGTCGAACTGAATTTCCAGGTGAAGAGGACCCTATGTCAGAATCTGATACAGAGAATAAAGCTGAAAGCGGGTCGCCTCATTCGCCTTCAGTTGAGCAAGATGAGAAGAAGCAACTCGAACTTGAGCTGAAGAACATGGAGTCTGCCAAGACCGATGTAGAAGCGAAGCTAAATAAAGCTGAGGAATGTATTGGGACCTTGACGTTGGAGCTCAAAACCGTTGAGGAATCCAAGAGAGTTCTTGAGGATCAGATGGAGAACCAGAAGTCGATAAATGAAGATCTCGACACTCAACTCACCATGGCAAAGTCTAAGCTCAACGAGGTCTTGCAGAAGTTCTCTTCGCTCGAAGTCGAGCACGAGGAGAAGAACAACTGCTGCGAGGAACTGGAGTCGAAGTGTCTTGAGCTTCAACTTCAACTAGAAAG TGTTGCGAAGGAAACTCCGAAGCAGCAGGAGCTCATGCTTTCCCGAACT GGGTGGGAGATCACAGCAGCTTCAGTGAAGCTAGCAGAATGCCAAGAAACCATCCTAAACCTTGGAAGACAGCTCAAGGCTCTGTCTTCTCCGAGGGAAGCTGCATTCCTCGACAGAGTTTTCTCCAGACCAAACACGTGCAAGATCTTAAACAAGCGAGCCTGCCTTCGCGACCGATTGCTAGCGGAAGACGACGTCTCCAATACAAAGAAGGATGCTAAATCCCCTGAGAACAGAATAGTACTGACCAAGACAAACGGGCAAAATCTTGATTCTCCGAACATCCTCGTCCAAACTCCTGAGCCCTCTGCGAGTCTGAAGCATAGGCAAGGGAGCAGCACAATGGGGGCTATGGCCTTGGTGCCTTGCAGGAAGCAGAGTGGGATCGGATTCTGGAGGAGGCTGCTGctgaggagaagaagagggagcAGCAAGAAGTCCATGCCCCTGCATAGGACCTGA
- the LOC116204194 gene encoding scopoletin glucosyltransferase-like produces the protein MGIETHNQQRIHTYFFPFMAHGHMLPIVDMANLFASRGQHTTIVTTPLNAPEFSHTIQRTQVCGTKIDVKTIKFPSVEAGLPEGCENLDGVKSKDMMDKFIKAIRLLQQPLEQLPREHCPDCLVADIFFPWATDVANKFGIPRLLFHGTSFFSLCASECIRLYEPHKKLSSDYEPFVIPNFPDSIELTRAKLPEYLRCDNETDLTKLICDSKESELRSYGIIVNSFYELEPAYADHYRNVLKRRAWHIGPVSLCNRDIEDKAKRGKKPAIDEHECLKWLDSKEPNSVIYISFGSIARFNSSQLREIALALVASGHQFVWVIRRLEDEKDEEGFLPDGFEKRMEGKGLIIREWAPQLLILDHRAVGAFLTHCGWNSTLEGICAGVPMVTWPVAAEQFYNEKFITHVLRTGVRVGARRWVGFQEGGGCDVGKEAIKKAICEVMEGEGAESIRNKAKALAAMARKAIEEGGSSYCDLNALIEEFGALKAAREARKDPSVECAK, from the exons ATGGGAATTGAGACCCACAATCAGCAGCGAATCCACACCTACTTCTTCCCCTTCATGGCCCATGGCCACATGTTGCCCATCGTGGACATGGCCAATCTCTTCGCATCTCGGGGCCAACATACGACCATCGTCACCACCCCTCTCAATGCCCCCGAATTCTCCCATACCATCCAAAGGACCCAAGTCTGTGGCACCAAAATTGATGTCAAGACCATCAAGTTCCCCTCTGTCGAGGCCGGCCTCCCCGAAGGGTGTGAGAATCTCGATGGGGTCAAATCGAAG GATATGATGGACAAATTTATAAAGGCCATCAGGTTGCTCCAACAGCCGTTAGAGCAGCTTCCGAGAGAGCACTGCCCCGACTGTCTAGTGGCTGACATTTTCTTCCCTTGGGCAACTGACGTGGCTAACAAGTTCGGGATTCCTAGGCTCTTGTTCCATGGAACAAGCTTCTTCTCTTTATGTGCCAGTGAGTGCATTAGGCTCTATGAGCCCCACAAGAAGCTTTCGTCTGACTACGAGCCCTTTGTCATCCCAAATTTCCCGGACTCGATTGAGCTGACCAGAGCCAAGTTGCCCGAGTATCTCCGATGTGATAATGAGACCGATCTAACCAAGCTCATATGCGATTCCAAGGAGTCTGAACTTAGGAGCTATGGCATCATCGTGAACAGCTTCTATGAGCTAGAGCCTGCCTATGCTGACCACTATAGGAATGTGCTAAAGAGGCGGGCTTGGCACATTGGGCCCGTGTCACTCTGCAACAGGGACATTGAGGACAAGGCCAAGAGGGGAAAGAAGCCCGCGATCGATGAGCATGAGTGCCTCAAATGGCTTGACTCGAAGGAGCCAAACTCGGTCATCTATATCAGCTTTGGGAGCATCGCTAGGTTCAATAGCTCTCAGCTCCGGGAGATTGCACTTGCCCTTGTGGCCTCTGGACATCAGTTTGTCTGGGTTATCAGAAGACTTGAGGACGAGAAGGATGAGGAAGGATTTTTGCCCGATGGGTTCGAGAAGAGAATG GAGGGAAAGGGGTTGATAATAAGGGAATGGGCCCCGCAACTCCTGATCCTCGACCATAGAGCAGTTGGTGCATTCCTGACGCATTGCGGATGGAACTCGACATTGGAAGGCATCTGCGCCGGGGTCCCAATGGTGACATGGCCGGTCGCGGCAGAGCAATTCTACAATGAGAAGTTCATTACTCATGTGCTGAGAACCGGGGTCAGGGTCGGGGCAAGGCGATGGGTTGGGTTTCAAGAGGGGGGTGGATGTGATGTAGGGAAGGAAGCCATAAAGAAGGCTATATGTGAAGTGATGGAGGGTGAGGGGGCAGAGTCAATCAGAAACAAGGCAAAGGCACTTGCGGCAATGGCTAGGAAGGCCATAGAAGAAGGAGGGTCGTCTTATTGTGATTTGAATGCTCTAATTGAAGAGTTTGGGGCTCTTAAGGCTGCCCGTGAAGCAAGAAAAGACCCAAGTGTAGAATGTGCAAAATAA